The segment ACGGAAGCCTCGGCGCCCAGGGGGAGGGGAATCCGTGTGTCGGCCAGCGGGCCGCTGTCAAAGCGCGGGAAGTCGATCTTGTCCTTGCTGACACTGAGCCAGATGAAATTCTGCAGGACAATGGACAGGCCGATGGCGCTGGTCAAAGGGGCCAGGATGTGGGCCCGGCGCAGACGACGGTAGGCGATGCGCTCGTTGGCATAACCGTAGGCCGCGGCCAGAAGGATGGCCAGCACGGCACCTATCACCAAATTGACACCCAACACCGGGCCCCAGAGCGTGGAGAGTACCCCGATGGCGAACACGGCGGCGAACATCCCGATCATGAAGATGTCGCCGTGGGCGAAGTTGATCATCCCGAGGATGCCATACACCATGGTGTAACCGAGCGCTACCAGGGCGTAGATCGCCCCGCGGGCCAGACCGTTGACAAATAAATCCATGGATCAGGGGGCGGCGGGGACGAATTTCCCGTCTTGGACGGTCCAGATGATGTAGTTGGTCTGGCGCAGGTCGCCCTTTTCATCGAAGGACACGGGACCGAGCGATGTTTCAAAGGTTTTGGACCGCAGGACTTCCGCCACTTTCGCGGCTTCGGTGGTTCCAGCGGCGGCCATGGCCTGGAAGAGCACGTTGGCGGCCTCATAGCCATAGATGGAGTACGGACCCTCGGGACCGAAGCGGGCACGGTATTTTTCCAGGAAACCCTTGGCGGCGGGGATTTGTTGGAAATCGGGACCGAAGGTCAGGTAAACGCCACTGGCTTTGTTTCCGGCCGTGTTGAGGAATTCCTGCATGATCGTGCCATCGCCGCTGAGGAAAGGCATGTCCGAACCGCCGTCGCGCAACTGCACCAGCAGGGGCCCGGCCTGGCCATACATCCCCCCCCAGAAAACCGCCTGTGCCCCGGAAGCGCGCACGGCGGAAAGGGTGGCGCGGAAATCCATTTCCTCCCCGCTGATGCCGGCGAAGAATCCAACCTTTCCTCCCAGGGCTTCAAAGGTTTTCTTCACTTCCTCGGCCAATCCCTGGCCGTAGGCGGTCTTGTTGTGGA is part of the Candidatus Methylacidiphilales bacterium genome and harbors:
- a CDS encoding branched-chain amino acid ABC transporter substrate-binding protein is translated as MKSPVKAPFPILCLLLALGAAGCQKSDSTLKIGLAGVQTGSDGQIGTTMFYGSQIAIDEWNEKGGLLGKKIVAVSRDDEGKPNQAVAVAQELVSEGVAAVIGHFNSGCTIPASEIYQQNGILQITPGSTNPTVTERGFRSLFRIVGRDDQQGVVAARYARDTLKAGTIAVLHNKTAYGQGLAEEVKKTFEALGGKVGFFAGISGEEMDFRATLSAVRASGAQAVFWGGMYGQAGPLLVQLRDGGSDMPFLSGDGTIMQEFLNTAGNKASGVYLTFGPDFQQIPAAKGFLEKYRARFGPEGPYSIYGYEAANVLFQAMAAAGTTEAAKVAEVLRSKTFETSLGPVSFDEKGDLRQTNYIIWTVQDGKFVPAAP